A region from the Algoriphagus machipongonensis genome encodes:
- a CDS encoding CIS tube protein, which yields MSEGKLEKLRIVAYKDSKFSDEVENGEFITLLNPEKYKFQYRVEQNEDQASGTSSAPIRFNKILPQTLEFDFLFDRTGVIAGYEVTEDGIINDIDHFKKVVYDYNGEKHKPNYLMITWGSLLFKGYLKEMDIEYKLFRPDGTPIRAMATTKIGEFVEEELRTAQENNQSPDMSHYRTVKEGDTLPLMTYRIYGDSKYYLEVAKANGLTNFRRLKTGTELIFPPLQKQK from the coding sequence ATGAGTGAAGGTAAACTGGAAAAGCTAAGAATTGTAGCCTATAAGGATTCCAAATTCTCCGATGAAGTGGAGAATGGAGAGTTCATAACGCTGCTTAATCCCGAAAAATACAAGTTTCAATACAGGGTTGAGCAAAACGAAGATCAGGCTTCAGGGACTAGCTCAGCGCCTATACGATTCAACAAAATACTTCCTCAGACACTGGAATTCGATTTTTTGTTTGATCGAACGGGAGTCATTGCAGGTTATGAAGTAACAGAGGACGGGATCATAAATGACATAGATCACTTTAAAAAAGTGGTATACGATTACAATGGGGAAAAACATAAACCCAATTACCTGATGATTACCTGGGGTAGCCTTTTGTTTAAAGGCTACTTAAAGGAGATGGATATTGAATATAAGCTCTTTAGACCTGATGGTACACCTATTAGAGCCATGGCAACGACCAAGATCGGAGAGTTTGTAGAGGAGGAATTAAGAACTGCCCAAGAGAATAATCAATCTCCGGATATGAGTCATTACCGAACGGTAAAAGAGGGAGATACACTTCCTTTAATGACCTATCGAATTTATGGTGATTCAAAATATTATTTGGAAGTGGCTAAAGCCAATGGCCTAACCAACTTTCGAAGATTGAAAACAGGTACAGAATTGATTTTCCCACCCCTTCAAAAACAGAAGTAA
- a CDS encoding phage tail protein: protein MSYPLSKFHFSVEWGGTKIGFTEVSGLDLETEIIEYRHGASPEYSKIKMPGMQKFSNITLKRGTFKSDNEYFQWYNTINLNKVERRDLTISLLNEEHEPVVTWKVKNAWPLKVQSTDLKGDGNEVAIESMELAHEGLVIQNE from the coding sequence ATGAGCTATCCATTATCCAAGTTCCATTTCTCAGTAGAGTGGGGAGGAACAAAAATCGGATTTACCGAAGTTTCAGGTCTTGACCTAGAAACAGAAATCATAGAATATCGTCACGGAGCCAGTCCTGAATACAGCAAAATAAAAATGCCGGGAATGCAGAAGTTTTCAAATATCACCTTGAAAAGAGGAACCTTTAAAAGTGACAATGAATACTTTCAATGGTATAACACGATCAACTTAAACAAAGTGGAGAGACGAGATCTTACCATTAGTTTGTTGAACGAAGAACATGAACCGGTAGTAACCTGGAAAGTGAAAAATGCCTGGCCTTTAAAAGTTCAATCCACAGATTTAAAAGGCGACGGAAACGAGGTTGCTATTGAATCGATGGAATTGGCACATGAAGGTTTAGTCATTCAAAACGAGTAA
- a CDS encoding DUF5908 family protein codes for MPIEIKELHIKITVDDSNNAGRGGASSGEDKQQLVAQCVEQVLDVLKSQKER; via the coding sequence ATGCCTATAGAAATTAAAGAATTGCATATAAAAATTACTGTGGATGATAGTAATAATGCAGGTCGAGGAGGGGCTTCTTCTGGTGAAGATAAGCAACAGCTCGTTGCTCAATGTGTCGAGCAGGTTCTAGATGTTTTAAAAAGCCAAAAAGAGCGATAA
- the vgrG gene encoding type VI secretion system tip protein VgrG, translated as MNNSGTIETSQSVDRVTHKILIDGSEIPGTYQVKSIQVTKEVNRIPTARLVILDGDAAERDFKVSNSDHFVPGKEIEITVGYHSDDETIFKGVVIRQNLKIRNNQSILIVESRDMAVKMTLRRKSKYFYELSDSDILEELISNHGLEADVASTENQHTELVQYDVTDWDFMMLRLQANGLLCLVDDGKVSIQKPDLSSEALETVTFGATILEFDAEMDARNQLPKVVSQAWNMSDQELLEKEGVDPSLETNGNISSSDLASLFDQEEEVLRHGGSKKDGSLQEWANAKWTFQQLAKTRGRIKFQGIPTVKPGVNLLLEGVGDRFNGKVFITGVNHQISEGNWTVDAQFGLNPEWFSESESNIHTPPAAGLTAAISGLHVGLVTDLEDPDGEDRIKVKIPIINNEEEGVWCRQAFPDAGNERGITFRPEIEDEVIVGFINEDPNDAVVLGMLHSSANPNPIEASNDNHEKGIQTRSGIKMIFNDEKSILQIETPTGNLVTLDDDAGSITIEDQNGNKTVMDSDGITMESAKDMNLKASGDINLEGTNVNIKANAEFKAEGSAGAEVSTSAVAVLKGSLVQIN; from the coding sequence ATGAATAACAGCGGTACCATAGAGACAAGCCAAAGTGTGGACAGAGTAACCCATAAAATCTTGATTGATGGGAGTGAAATTCCTGGAACCTATCAAGTGAAAAGCATACAGGTTACGAAAGAGGTGAACCGAATCCCCACCGCACGCTTGGTTATCTTAGATGGAGATGCTGCTGAAAGAGATTTTAAAGTAAGTAATTCAGATCATTTTGTTCCTGGAAAGGAAATCGAAATTACGGTAGGATACCATTCAGATGATGAAACCATTTTTAAGGGAGTAGTCATTCGTCAAAACCTGAAAATCAGAAATAATCAATCCATCCTAATCGTGGAGTCACGAGATATGGCTGTGAAAATGACTCTCAGAAGGAAAAGTAAATATTTCTATGAGCTGAGCGATTCAGATATTTTGGAAGAGTTGATTAGTAACCATGGATTGGAGGCAGATGTAGCATCAACAGAAAACCAACATACTGAACTAGTTCAATACGATGTGACGGATTGGGATTTTATGATGTTGAGGCTACAAGCTAACGGGCTACTTTGCTTAGTTGACGATGGAAAGGTAAGCATTCAAAAACCTGATTTGAGTTCGGAAGCTCTGGAGACGGTTACTTTTGGAGCCACCATATTAGAGTTTGATGCTGAAATGGATGCAAGAAATCAGCTACCTAAAGTGGTTTCACAAGCATGGAACATGTCTGATCAAGAATTACTTGAGAAAGAAGGTGTAGACCCCTCACTGGAAACCAATGGAAATATTAGCTCTTCAGATCTTGCAAGTTTATTCGACCAAGAAGAAGAAGTCTTGCGCCATGGAGGAAGTAAAAAAGATGGCAGTTTGCAGGAATGGGCTAATGCGAAATGGACATTTCAGCAATTGGCAAAAACGAGAGGTAGGATAAAATTTCAAGGTATACCAACGGTTAAACCCGGAGTAAATTTGCTATTGGAAGGGGTAGGTGATCGATTTAATGGAAAAGTCTTTATCACAGGGGTTAACCATCAAATTTCAGAAGGTAATTGGACTGTAGATGCGCAATTTGGCTTGAACCCGGAATGGTTTTCTGAATCAGAGTCAAATATTCATACGCCTCCTGCAGCGGGACTTACCGCAGCAATCAGCGGTCTTCATGTGGGTTTGGTGACTGATTTGGAGGATCCAGATGGTGAGGATAGGATCAAGGTAAAAATTCCCATCATCAATAATGAAGAAGAGGGAGTTTGGTGCAGACAGGCTTTTCCAGACGCTGGAAATGAACGAGGGATAACGTTTAGGCCAGAAATTGAAGATGAAGTAATTGTAGGCTTCATCAATGAGGATCCCAATGATGCAGTTGTCTTGGGAATGCTCCATAGCAGCGCCAATCCAAATCCTATAGAAGCTTCAAATGATAATCATGAAAAGGGAATTCAAACCCGATCTGGCATTAAAATGATTTTTAATGATGAAAAGTCCATCCTCCAAATTGAAACCCCAACAGGAAACCTAGTGACTTTAGATGATGATGCAGGTAGTATCACCATTGAAGATCAAAACGGAAACAAAACTGTAATGGATAGTGATGGAATCACCATGGAGTCCGCCAAGGATATGAATTTGAAAGCTTCTGGTGATATCAATCTAGAAGGTACTAATGTCAACATCAAAGCGAATGCAGAATTCAAAGCCGAAGGTTCAGCGGGGGCTGAAGTTAGTACAAGCGCTGTTGCAGTTCTGAAAGGCTCGCTTGTTCAGATTAATTGA
- a CDS encoding GPW/gp25 family protein → MMEKSKDFLGTGWGFPPEFETSIGQVKTTSGVEDIQKSLEILFSTKIGERIMQPTYGCNLDELLFSPINRTLKTYVIELIKNAILYHEPRIDPEKIDITQGNEIEGELLIHLQYIVRATNSRKNMVYPFYLEEGTNI, encoded by the coding sequence ATGATGGAAAAAAGTAAAGATTTTTTAGGTACAGGTTGGGGATTTCCACCAGAATTTGAAACGAGTATTGGGCAGGTGAAAACCACCTCGGGTGTGGAGGATATTCAAAAAAGCCTGGAGATTCTCTTCAGTACCAAAATCGGTGAGCGAATCATGCAACCCACCTATGGGTGTAATCTGGATGAGCTGTTGTTCAGCCCAATCAATCGAACCCTCAAAACCTATGTTATTGAGCTGATAAAAAATGCGATTCTATACCATGAGCCTAGAATTGATCCTGAGAAAATTGATATCACTCAGGGCAATGAGATAGAAGGTGAGCTTCTTATCCACCTTCAATACATCGTCAGAGCAACCAATTCCAGAAAGAACATGGTCTATCCTTTTTATTTAGAAGAGGGTACTAATATTTAA
- a CDS encoding PAAR domain-containing protein codes for MGMPAARATDMHVCPMVTGVVPHVGGPIMPPGEPTVLIGGMPAARVGDMATCTGPPDSIVMGSSSVLIGGMPAARLGDSTAHGGSIVLGEFTVLIG; via the coding sequence ATGGGAATGCCAGCAGCAAGAGCTACCGATATGCATGTTTGTCCTATGGTAACAGGGGTTGTCCCTCATGTAGGAGGTCCTATTATGCCCCCGGGTGAACCCACCGTTTTGATTGGAGGAATGCCAGCTGCCAGAGTGGGGGACATGGCTACTTGTACGGGTCCACCAGATAGCATTGTCATGGGGTCATCATCTGTTTTGATTGGAGGAATGCCAGCAGCAAGATTAGGTGATTCAACCGCCCATGGAGGTAGTATAGTCTTAGGCGAATTCACAGTTTTAATTGGATGA
- a CDS encoding phage tail protein, with product MATYYPPSSFHFLVEFTGIDAKNNDHEFQSVSGLSVDIDTEEFAEGGENRFKHKFPVKTKYPNLVLKRGVLVDSKVISWCRDAIEDFEFKPIDLTVKLLNEEHQPLMTWNVVHAYPVKWSVEDFNAQESKMAIESVELSYNYFKTIV from the coding sequence ATGGCTACATATTATCCCCCTTCAAGTTTTCATTTTCTGGTTGAATTCACCGGAATCGATGCTAAAAATAATGACCATGAATTTCAGTCTGTTTCTGGGCTCTCAGTGGATATTGACACGGAGGAGTTTGCAGAGGGAGGAGAAAATAGGTTTAAGCATAAGTTTCCGGTGAAGACCAAGTATCCTAATCTGGTGTTGAAAAGAGGGGTATTGGTTGATTCAAAGGTGATTTCTTGGTGTAGGGACGCAATAGAGGATTTTGAGTTTAAGCCAATTGACCTTACCGTAAAACTTTTAAATGAAGAGCACCAGCCATTGATGACTTGGAATGTCGTTCATGCCTATCCTGTAAAATGGAGTGTAGAGGACTTTAATGCTCAGGAAAGTAAAATGGCCATTGAATCTGTAGAACTGTCTTATAACTATTTCAAAACGATTGTCTGA